From a region of the Teredinibacter turnerae genome:
- the menB gene encoding 1,4-dihydroxy-2-naphthoyl-CoA synthase — MSDAAKSTIIPALDWQCVQEYSDIRYEKAEGIAKITLNRPEVRNAFRPQTISEIRAALSDARFDEQVGVVILTGQGDLAFCSGGDQRVRGDSGYQDDTGTHHLNVLDLQKEIRSIPKPVIAMVAGYAIGGGHVLHLVCDITIAAENARFGQTGPKVGSFDGGFGASYMASLIGPKKAKEIWFMCRQYDAVQALNMGLVNTVVPLAELEKETVQWAREMLVQSPIALRVLKSAFNAGLDGQAGIQELAGNATMLFYMTEEGQEGRNAYLEKRQPDFSKFKRQP, encoded by the coding sequence ATGAGTGATGCAGCCAAGAGCACAATTATTCCTGCGCTGGACTGGCAGTGCGTGCAAGAGTACAGCGATATCCGCTATGAAAAAGCAGAGGGTATTGCCAAGATCACGTTGAATCGACCCGAGGTTCGCAACGCTTTTCGGCCGCAAACCATCAGCGAAATTCGCGCAGCACTGAGCGATGCGCGTTTCGATGAGCAGGTTGGTGTCGTCATTTTAACAGGGCAGGGTGATCTGGCGTTCTGCTCTGGCGGCGATCAGCGAGTACGGGGAGATTCCGGCTACCAGGACGATACCGGTACGCACCATTTGAATGTGCTCGATCTACAGAAGGAGATTCGTTCGATTCCGAAGCCTGTGATTGCAATGGTTGCGGGTTATGCCATTGGTGGCGGCCATGTGCTGCATTTGGTGTGTGATATTACCATCGCTGCGGAAAATGCCCGTTTTGGCCAGACGGGCCCAAAAGTGGGTTCATTCGACGGTGGCTTTGGTGCCAGTTATATGGCAAGCCTTATTGGCCCTAAAAAAGCCAAAGAGATCTGGTTTATGTGTCGGCAATACGATGCAGTACAGGCGTTGAATATGGGCCTGGTCAATACCGTTGTGCCCTTGGCCGAGCTGGAAAAAGAAACGGTGCAGTGGGCCAGGGAAATGCTGGTCCAGTCGCCAATTGCACTGCGTGTGCTCAAGTCAGCTTTCAACGCGGGGCTCGATGGGCAGGCGGGTATTCAGGAGTTGGCGGGCAACGCAACAATGCTTTTCTATATGACTGAGGAAGGGCAGGAGGGGCGCAACGCTTACCTCGAGAAGCGCCAACCTGACTTCTCCAAGTTTAAAAGGCAGCCTTAG
- the menC gene encoding o-succinylbenzoate synthase, which produces MEQAFDAVTVYRYSLSFAKPLILSSCRLQDREVLLLEWRRGTHSFWTEVSPLPGYSSETLSCARRELDTVFDGVAHLSPALLENTLSQCQGDLLPSVSSTLAAAVFECRHANFNMPAVCPLLTAGDLTGGTLARLVNSPVIKVKVGGLTLDEDIARISQICELPDFTGKLRLDANQRWSAKDIHRLCRKVDVERIEWLEDPLAVPEHYQQWAEFSTIPYALDETLHQNPQLPVRTDALHALILKPTLLGHQRLVSLCEWAKSNRVKTIFSSCFETPIGQRHLYALANTYGGTEAHGIDTLKYFSYLQEPQPVPDALVYDGRLL; this is translated from the coding sequence GTGGAGCAAGCTTTTGATGCGGTGACTGTGTACCGCTACTCCCTGTCGTTCGCGAAGCCTCTGATTTTATCCTCCTGCCGGTTGCAGGATCGGGAAGTGCTGCTACTTGAATGGCGCCGAGGTACCCATTCTTTTTGGACTGAAGTCTCGCCCTTGCCCGGTTATAGCAGCGAAACACTGTCTTGTGCGAGACGGGAGTTGGATACCGTTTTTGACGGGGTGGCGCACCTGAGCCCTGCGTTGCTCGAAAATACACTGAGCCAGTGCCAGGGAGATTTGCTGCCATCGGTGAGTAGCACCCTGGCAGCGGCGGTGTTTGAGTGTCGCCATGCGAATTTTAACATGCCGGCGGTGTGTCCCTTATTAACCGCTGGAGACTTGACTGGCGGTACGCTGGCCCGGCTGGTAAATAGTCCGGTGATTAAGGTGAAAGTTGGCGGCCTCACACTGGATGAAGATATTGCGCGAATCAGCCAGATTTGCGAGTTGCCTGATTTCACGGGCAAGCTGCGGCTCGACGCCAACCAGCGCTGGAGTGCTAAGGATATTCATCGGCTTTGCCGAAAAGTCGACGTTGAGCGTATCGAGTGGCTGGAAGACCCGCTGGCGGTGCCAGAACACTACCAGCAATGGGCGGAATTCAGCACCATTCCCTACGCGCTTGACGAAACACTTCATCAAAATCCGCAATTACCGGTACGCACCGATGCGCTCCATGCTCTGATTTTAAAGCCGACATTACTGGGTCATCAGCGACTGGTGTCCCTCTGTGAATGGGCAAAAAGTAACAGGGTGAAAACGATTTTCAGCAGTTGCTTTGAAACACCCATCGGGCAACGGCATTTATATGCTTTGGCGAATACCTATGGCGGCACAGAAGCACATGGCATAGATACGCTTAAGTACTTCAGCTATTTACAGGAGCCCCAGCCGGTACCGGATGCGTTGGTTTACGACGGGCGCCTGCTGTGA
- a CDS encoding AMP-binding protein: protein MTPLELLAETAQRSSHHTFLQTDEGCCSYNEFYGRVTERLPSMLRADADAVAVPATRTIEGLVDMFAVLASGKMCVPIDTALPSARLTEICKAFDVHPMPDRAIGDAVSKALGAGSMVRGNTLVLGIMTSGSSGVPKLVAHRFQSLMANVRASVAMAAMTEHSRTLLSLPLYHIGGFAQVLRALHTGSSLVMQGRVEDPVVLDKHKITHCSMVATQLQRLLNVLAGADSGDSRHVQPGLRAPVLPHLRHVLLGGGPCAEETLQAAKQVGIPVRVTYGLSETASQLVTQDDQGVGQIVGATELQLADNGEICVRGDTLFAGYWRAGKLDSARDAEGWFHTRDLGVWRGGCIRILGRLDNQFISGGKNIQPEEIERHLVSLPSVSIAVVVPVPHREFGEVPLAFVDLAEGQLTQALQRDWVERLKQVLPGYLVPRCFARLPTQRGLKIQRDALKIHARSLDTNL from the coding sequence GTGACGCCGCTGGAGTTACTGGCTGAGACAGCTCAGCGCTCGTCACACCACACTTTTTTGCAAACTGACGAAGGTTGCTGCAGTTACAACGAATTTTATGGTCGTGTCACTGAGCGCTTGCCGAGCATGCTGCGTGCTGACGCCGATGCGGTGGCGGTACCTGCAACGCGTACCATCGAAGGCTTGGTTGACATGTTTGCCGTGCTCGCCAGCGGCAAAATGTGTGTTCCAATCGATACAGCACTGCCTTCAGCGCGGCTCACGGAAATCTGTAAGGCATTTGACGTGCACCCAATGCCAGACCGAGCCATTGGGGATGCCGTGTCGAAAGCTTTAGGGGCTGGCAGTATGGTACGGGGTAATACGCTTGTTCTGGGCATCATGACCTCAGGTTCAAGTGGTGTGCCCAAGCTGGTCGCTCATCGTTTTCAAAGTTTAATGGCCAATGTCCGCGCAAGCGTGGCCATGGCGGCGATGACCGAGCATTCGCGCACTCTGCTGAGTTTACCGCTATATCATATTGGTGGTTTCGCTCAGGTTCTACGCGCGCTGCATACCGGCTCATCCTTGGTCATGCAAGGTCGCGTTGAAGACCCGGTAGTCCTGGATAAGCACAAGATAACCCACTGCTCCATGGTGGCTACCCAGCTACAGCGCCTGTTGAACGTTCTGGCTGGCGCAGACTCGGGCGATTCGCGACACGTCCAGCCAGGTTTACGCGCTCCCGTGTTGCCCCATTTGCGACATGTACTCTTAGGTGGTGGCCCCTGTGCAGAGGAGACGCTACAGGCCGCAAAGCAAGTTGGAATACCGGTGCGGGTCACCTACGGTTTATCGGAAACCGCATCCCAGCTCGTAACCCAGGATGACCAAGGCGTGGGGCAGATTGTCGGGGCTACAGAACTCCAGCTGGCGGATAATGGCGAAATTTGCGTGCGTGGCGACACCCTTTTTGCGGGATATTGGCGCGCCGGTAAACTTGATTCTGCAAGAGACGCCGAAGGCTGGTTCCACACCCGGGATTTGGGAGTATGGCGTGGAGGGTGCATACGTATTTTGGGGCGTCTCGATAACCAGTTTATTAGTGGTGGCAAGAATATTCAGCCGGAAGAAATCGAACGCCATCTGGTTAGCCTGCCTTCTGTTAGCATCGCCGTTGTGGTGCCTGTTCCTCACCGGGAGTTTGGTGAAGTGCCGCTGGCATTTGTCGATCTGGCTGAGGGGCAACTAACCCAAGCTCTTCAGCGTGATTGGGTAGAGAGGCTCAAGCAAGTATTACCCGGTTATCTGGTGCCGCGTTGTTTCGCGCGGTTGCCCACGCAGCGCGGTTTAAAAATCCAGCGCGACGCGCTAAAAATCCATGCACGATCTTTGGACACAAACTTATGA
- a CDS encoding hotdog fold thioesterase, protein MSIWKKPATLEQINKFGANTLVSHLGIEVTAIGDSTISATMPVADHTRQPLGYLHGGASVVLAETLGSIAAHLAAEEGMVSFGAEINANHLRSVRSGTVTGVASPLRIGSSMQVWDIRITDDNDELICISRLTAAIRPQP, encoded by the coding sequence ATGAGTATTTGGAAAAAACCCGCCACTCTGGAACAGATTAATAAATTTGGCGCGAATACCTTGGTGAGCCACCTGGGCATAGAGGTTACTGCCATTGGCGACAGTACGATTTCAGCGACCATGCCGGTCGCAGATCATACGCGCCAGCCTTTGGGGTACCTGCACGGTGGCGCGTCGGTTGTTCTCGCGGAAACGCTGGGGAGCATTGCCGCGCACTTAGCGGCAGAGGAGGGAATGGTGAGCTTTGGTGCCGAGATAAACGCGAACCATCTGCGGTCGGTGCGCTCCGGAACCGTGACTGGAGTCGCAAGCCCCCTGCGGATTGGCTCGAGCATGCAGGTGTGGGACATTCGTATTACTGACGATAATGACGAGCTGATCTGTATCTCGCGGCTGACTGCGGCGATTCGTCCGCAGCCTTAA
- a CDS encoding SDR family NAD(P)-dependent oxidoreductase has translation MSNTVLITGASSGFGEACARLYASKGHPLVLLARRGDRLQQLADELSPLVNVHILVADVTKTEPLLESLQSIPNAFLPVNILINNAGLALGLDKAQDADWQDWQVMVDTNITGLLAITHHLLPEMVAVNSGHVVNIASTAASWPYPGGNTYGASKAFVQQFSRGLRADLLGTRVRVSTLSPGMAETDFSKVRFHGDESKAAAVYANAKALSAEDIADIVYWITSVPPHVNVNELEVMPVDQAWGPLAVHRHSS, from the coding sequence ATGTCGAATACCGTCCTTATTACCGGCGCTTCATCCGGATTTGGCGAAGCTTGTGCGAGGCTCTATGCCAGCAAGGGCCACCCTCTTGTATTACTCGCGCGACGTGGTGACCGGTTGCAGCAGCTCGCCGACGAATTGAGCCCATTGGTAAACGTCCACATTCTGGTTGCGGATGTAACTAAAACTGAGCCGCTTTTAGAGTCGCTGCAATCCATTCCAAATGCGTTTTTGCCGGTAAATATCCTCATCAACAATGCTGGCCTGGCACTGGGGCTCGACAAAGCACAGGATGCCGACTGGCAGGACTGGCAGGTTATGGTCGACACAAATATCACGGGCCTGCTGGCGATTACACACCACCTGCTACCCGAGATGGTGGCAGTCAACAGCGGCCATGTAGTCAATATCGCCTCGACTGCCGCCAGTTGGCCCTACCCCGGTGGTAACACCTATGGGGCATCAAAAGCGTTCGTCCAACAATTTTCCCGCGGTCTCCGTGCCGATCTGCTGGGTACCCGCGTTCGTGTTTCTACGCTAAGCCCCGGTATGGCAGAAACCGATTTTTCCAAAGTGCGATTTCACGGCGATGAAAGTAAAGCGGCAGCGGTATACGCCAATGCCAAAGCGCTCTCTGCGGAGGATATAGCGGATATTGTGTACTGGATTACCAGTGTGCCGCCTCACGTAAACGTGAATGAGCTGGAAGTGATGCCGGTGGACCAGGCCTGGGGACCGCTGGCCGTGCACCGGCACTCGAGCTAA
- a CDS encoding valine--tRNA ligase: MDKTYQPSAIEKQWYETWESKGYFAPSGEGEPYCIMIPPPNVTGSLHMGHGFQESIMDALIRYHRMKGCNTLWQVGTDHAGIATQMVVERLLDAENITRHDLGRDKFIEKVWEWKEHSGGTITRQLRRLGASPDWSRERFTMDEGFYKAVQEVFIRLYDDKLIYRGKRLVNWDPKLHTAISDLEVVSKEQKGHLWHFRYPLSDGSGHLIVATTRPETMLGDTAVAVHPEDERYKDLVGKTISLPLTDRKIPIIADDYVDMEFGTGCVKITPAHDFNDYEMGQRHNLEMINIFNDDAQINSAAPEKYRGLDRFVARKQIVADLDALGLLEKIDDHNLKVPYGDRSNVVIEPYLTNQWYVRTQPLAEKAIAAVEDGDIAFVPKQYENMYFSWMRDIQDWCISRQLWWGHRIPAWYDDAGQVYVGRDEADVRKKYNLDDSLALKQDDDVLDTWFSSGLWTFGTLGWPEETDFLKTFHPSSVLVTGFDIIFFWVARMIMLTLYFKKEIPFHTVYVHGLVRDSQGQKMSKSKGNVLDPIDLIDGIDLESLVKKRTTGLMNPKDAAKIEKNTRKEFPDGLASYGTDALRYTYYSLASTGRDINFDVGRIEGFRNFCNKIWQASNYVLMNTESQDCAQDGSTEYELTLADRWIISRLQQAEKAVIEGMETYRLDLASQALYDFFWKDYCDWYLELTKPVLTGDFASEHGRKGTRRTLIRVLETTLRLAHPFMPFLTEEIWQKIKPLAGAEGETLMLQRYPAPADDRIDAAAISDIEWVKAVIEAVRNIRGEMNIPRATKLPVFVRDLTAEDERCLNENAQFLTRLANLESITRLAPQDKAPLSATALAGSMEIRVPMAGLIDKDAELARLQKESDKLVKEKGRLAGKLENPKFVDKAPADVVAKEREKLNDVEAALAKLSEQQAEIAKL; encoded by the coding sequence ATGGATAAAACGTATCAGCCTTCGGCAATTGAGAAACAGTGGTATGAAACCTGGGAATCCAAGGGGTATTTCGCTCCCAGCGGCGAAGGTGAGCCCTATTGCATCATGATTCCACCGCCGAACGTCACTGGCAGCCTGCATATGGGCCATGGCTTTCAAGAAAGTATCATGGATGCGCTCATCCGCTACCACCGCATGAAGGGGTGTAACACCCTGTGGCAGGTGGGCACTGACCACGCTGGCATTGCCACTCAGATGGTGGTTGAGCGCCTGTTGGACGCGGAGAATATTACCCGCCACGACTTAGGCCGCGATAAATTCATCGAAAAAGTATGGGAGTGGAAAGAGCATTCCGGCGGCACCATAACCCGCCAGTTGCGCCGCCTGGGTGCCTCGCCGGACTGGAGCCGTGAGCGCTTCACCATGGACGAAGGTTTCTACAAAGCTGTCCAGGAAGTATTTATTCGTCTGTACGACGATAAACTCATTTATCGCGGCAAACGCCTGGTGAACTGGGACCCGAAACTGCACACAGCCATTTCCGACCTCGAAGTGGTGAGCAAAGAGCAAAAAGGCCACCTGTGGCATTTCCGCTACCCCTTGAGTGACGGCAGCGGCCACCTGATTGTTGCGACCACACGCCCGGAAACCATGCTCGGCGATACCGCCGTCGCGGTGCATCCCGAGGACGAGCGCTACAAAGATCTGGTGGGTAAAACCATCTCCCTCCCCCTGACCGATCGCAAAATTCCCATTATTGCCGACGATTATGTTGACATGGAATTTGGTACCGGCTGCGTAAAAATCACGCCAGCACACGATTTCAACGACTACGAGATGGGGCAACGCCACAATCTCGAAATGATTAACATCTTCAACGATGATGCGCAGATAAATTCCGCTGCGCCGGAAAAATACCGCGGGCTCGACCGCTTCGTTGCACGCAAACAAATTGTCGCCGATCTGGACGCTTTGGGGCTGCTCGAAAAAATCGATGACCACAACTTAAAAGTTCCCTACGGCGACCGCTCCAACGTCGTGATCGAACCCTACCTCACTAACCAATGGTACGTGCGCACTCAGCCACTTGCAGAAAAAGCTATTGCTGCGGTCGAAGATGGCGATATCGCGTTTGTACCTAAACAGTACGAAAACATGTACTTCAGTTGGATGCGCGATATCCAGGACTGGTGTATTTCACGGCAGCTGTGGTGGGGCCACCGCATCCCGGCCTGGTACGACGACGCAGGCCAGGTGTATGTTGGCCGCGACGAAGCCGATGTACGCAAAAAATATAATCTGGACGATTCCCTCGCGCTAAAACAAGATGACGATGTGCTGGACACCTGGTTCAGCTCCGGTCTTTGGACCTTCGGCACCCTGGGTTGGCCGGAAGAAACGGACTTCCTGAAAACCTTCCACCCCTCCTCTGTGCTCGTGACTGGATTCGATATTATTTTCTTCTGGGTCGCCCGCATGATTATGCTGACCCTTTACTTCAAGAAGGAAATCCCATTCCACACGGTCTATGTACACGGGCTGGTGCGTGACAGCCAGGGCCAGAAGATGAGTAAATCCAAGGGCAATGTGCTGGACCCCATCGACCTCATCGACGGTATCGACCTGGAAAGCCTGGTAAAGAAGCGCACTACCGGTTTGATGAACCCGAAAGACGCGGCGAAAATCGAAAAAAACACCCGCAAGGAATTTCCAGACGGGCTCGCCTCATACGGTACCGACGCACTGCGTTACACCTATTATTCGTTGGCGAGCACCGGTCGCGACATTAATTTTGATGTCGGCCGTATCGAGGGTTTCCGCAACTTCTGTAACAAGATCTGGCAGGCCTCCAACTACGTGCTGATGAATACCGAGAGCCAGGACTGCGCACAGGATGGCAGCACAGAATACGAATTAACACTGGCAGACCGCTGGATCATTTCGCGCTTGCAACAGGCGGAAAAAGCGGTGATTGAAGGTATGGAAACTTACCGTCTGGACCTGGCTTCTCAAGCGCTCTACGACTTTTTCTGGAAGGACTATTGCGACTGGTATCTGGAGCTGACCAAGCCCGTGCTTACCGGCGATTTCGCCAGCGAGCACGGGCGCAAAGGTACCCGCCGCACATTGATCCGTGTATTGGAAACAACCTTGCGGCTTGCGCACCCGTTTATGCCGTTTCTCACCGAGGAAATCTGGCAAAAGATTAAACCCCTGGCAGGCGCAGAGGGTGAAACCCTGATGTTACAGCGCTACCCCGCCCCTGCAGACGACCGCATCGACGCTGCGGCGATCAGCGATATTGAGTGGGTGAAAGCCGTTATCGAAGCTGTGCGCAATATTCGCGGTGAAATGAATATTCCCCGCGCGACCAAGCTTCCGGTATTTGTGCGTGACCTGACCGCGGAAGATGAGCGTTGCCTGAACGAGAACGCGCAGTTTTTAACCCGTCTGGCCAACTTGGAGTCCATTACCCGTTTGGCACCGCAAGACAAGGCTCCACTCAGCGCAACAGCACTTGCCGGCAGTATGGAAATTCGTGTCCCCATGGCAGGTTTAATCGATAAAGACGCAGAGCTGGCAAGGCTGCAAAAAGAAAGCGATAAACTTGTTAAAGAAAAAGGCCGGCTCGCAGGCAAGCTGGAAAACCCCAAGTTTGTCGACAAAGCACCAGCCGATGTAGTCGCCAAAGAACGTGAAAAGTTAAACGACGTTGAAGCCGCCCTCGCGAAACTCAGCGAACAACAGGCAGAAATCGCGAAGCTTTAA
- a CDS encoding ligand-binding sensor domain-containing protein encodes MLLGVEGASHKGGKRISKYAHYILSLLILSVGVITVAIASAQPRIPPQVKFNPTLQDQLEKLGYINSIHQDADGFLWFAAVKGLARYDGYTLRTYEQRVDDPLSISHLWVKHLLRDSRGDLWAVTHTGLCRYLRTDDGFQCFPGRGQSDAVPNLYFYYLFEDSRQQMWASTSLGIRLFNPSNGALSLAPEPLNSTLTAVGNANTNSVNTVAEAPNGDLWFGLEGNGLIRYSPPTHSLIHYHLNDDHSNLQSNQIRSILADSNGVIWIGTLGAGIARFNEQSGEFERFLHSASEKADTVWDIMEDQNGLFWIGDGTGVHLYNPDTGDFADYSYIEGQTSGPSNFVARDIFMDKSNGIWIGYFPSGVDAVDLQASEFLNFRHMPEQPNSLGDGGVLTTLEAPDKTLWIGCGFGLSHLDRATGNFTKYIYEEDDPHSLSGSTVLDMELDRDHILWVGAWDRGLNRQLPGEDRWERYQYDPQDPKSLYGREPWGITVDHNNDIWIVTEKGINRYNRSTNDFTRVMPNDSLGNPMTTLYSRGITTMSDGRLWIASYNGVYVLNPDTLEFEAHYMNDPEQANSISWNQILTSFQDSKGNIWVGTFGGGLNKFNHADNTFTRFTTQHGLPNSTVSSIVEDTEGNLWVSTFEGLARFDPKTQKFMVFTKRDGLVGNLFNRDSGSLLSDGSLVFGSSRGLTLFDPHMLQPNEHIPPIVLTDLQIFNESQRPGPDSPLQRAIGVTQEISLDHTQSVFSIAYSALDFRSPDENQYAYRLKGFEERWNMVGNRRLATYTNLDPGNYVFEVKGSNNHGIWNPTPARLRIYIAPPYWRTPLAYAFYALALSALISWTLWVQRKELARERALVRRMTEIDRMKDEINRDLDRKVADRTEALRTEHQRLIATQEELRSLNKRLEDASLTDQLTGLHNRRFLYNTITSDLIETNEQYDRARTAGLEFRALNDLTFMVLDIDDFKSINDHHGHASGDLMLVQFGNILRSALAAEDYVIRWGGEEFVLVIRHQARSRAEAIADRLLFTTQNHTFKLADGCDAKKTCSIGIASYPFAPNQPGLFDWEQIISLADQALYAAKASGKNCWVRLQANDRAGMRSALEGVSPTKLSEGVTSGAIKVTSSRPMEELQWRD; translated from the coding sequence ATGCTTCTCGGCGTCGAAGGTGCTTCTCATAAAGGGGGCAAGCGTATCAGCAAGTACGCGCACTACATTCTCTCTCTGCTGATTTTGTCGGTGGGCGTCATAACGGTCGCTATCGCATCGGCTCAGCCGCGTATACCACCGCAGGTAAAATTCAACCCGACGCTGCAGGATCAGCTCGAGAAACTTGGCTATATCAACAGTATTCACCAGGATGCCGACGGTTTTCTATGGTTTGCTGCGGTTAAGGGCCTCGCCCGCTACGATGGGTACACCTTACGTACCTACGAGCAACGGGTGGACGACCCCTTATCAATCAGTCATCTCTGGGTTAAACACCTGTTAAGGGATAGCCGCGGCGATCTCTGGGCAGTGACACATACCGGGCTGTGCCGCTATCTGCGCACGGATGACGGTTTTCAATGCTTCCCTGGGCGTGGCCAGAGCGACGCAGTTCCGAACTTGTACTTTTATTATTTATTTGAAGATAGCCGCCAGCAAATGTGGGCGAGCACGTCGCTGGGCATCCGCTTATTTAACCCGAGCAATGGCGCCCTTAGCCTGGCGCCGGAACCACTTAATTCGACGCTCACCGCCGTGGGCAACGCAAATACCAACAGCGTGAATACCGTCGCAGAAGCGCCAAATGGCGATCTCTGGTTTGGCCTGGAGGGGAACGGGCTTATCCGCTACTCACCGCCCACGCACAGCCTGATCCACTACCACCTCAACGACGACCACAGCAACCTGCAATCCAATCAGATCCGCTCGATCCTCGCCGACTCCAACGGCGTCATATGGATAGGAACCTTAGGCGCGGGTATCGCCCGTTTTAATGAACAGTCCGGTGAGTTCGAACGCTTTCTGCACAGTGCCAGTGAAAAAGCGGATACCGTGTGGGACATTATGGAAGACCAGAATGGGCTGTTCTGGATTGGCGATGGTACTGGCGTACACCTTTATAACCCCGACACCGGTGACTTTGCTGACTACAGTTACATTGAAGGTCAAACCAGTGGCCCCAGCAATTTCGTTGCTCGGGACATTTTCATGGATAAATCCAACGGCATATGGATTGGTTACTTCCCGAGCGGCGTGGACGCGGTTGACCTGCAGGCATCTGAGTTCCTCAATTTCAGGCACATGCCCGAGCAACCCAACTCACTGGGCGATGGTGGCGTATTGACCACACTGGAAGCCCCGGATAAAACCCTGTGGATTGGTTGCGGTTTCGGTCTTAGCCATTTAGATCGCGCGACTGGCAACTTCACAAAATACATTTATGAGGAAGACGACCCCCACTCGCTGTCGGGAAGCACCGTGCTGGATATGGAGCTCGATAGAGATCACATCCTGTGGGTTGGCGCCTGGGATCGCGGCTTGAACCGTCAATTACCCGGTGAGGATCGCTGGGAACGTTACCAATACGACCCGCAAGACCCCAAGTCGTTGTATGGACGAGAACCCTGGGGCATCACTGTCGACCACAACAACGACATCTGGATAGTCACCGAAAAAGGCATTAATCGTTACAACCGGTCGACCAATGATTTTACCCGCGTGATGCCAAATGACAGCCTTGGCAACCCTATGACGACCCTGTACTCGCGCGGGATCACCACGATGAGCGATGGCCGGCTTTGGATCGCCAGTTACAACGGCGTGTACGTACTCAACCCGGATACACTCGAGTTCGAAGCGCACTACATGAATGACCCTGAGCAAGCGAACTCAATCAGCTGGAACCAGATTCTCACCAGCTTTCAGGATTCTAAAGGGAACATCTGGGTAGGAACTTTTGGCGGAGGCCTGAATAAATTTAACCACGCAGACAACACATTTACCCGCTTCACCACACAGCACGGGTTGCCTAACTCCACAGTGTCAAGCATTGTCGAGGACACTGAAGGCAACCTTTGGGTATCGACCTTTGAAGGGCTGGCCCGCTTCGACCCTAAAACACAAAAATTTATGGTGTTTACCAAACGCGATGGCCTGGTAGGGAACCTGTTCAACCGCGATTCCGGTTCCTTACTGAGTGACGGATCACTGGTTTTCGGTAGCAGTCGCGGGCTCACATTATTCGACCCACACATGTTGCAACCGAACGAGCACATCCCGCCGATTGTGCTAACCGACCTGCAAATTTTCAATGAGTCACAGCGCCCAGGCCCGGACAGCCCGCTGCAAAGAGCGATCGGGGTAACACAGGAGATTTCGCTCGACCATACCCAATCGGTATTTTCAATCGCGTATTCCGCACTGGATTTCCGATCGCCAGACGAAAATCAGTACGCCTATCGCCTAAAAGGGTTTGAAGAGCGGTGGAACATGGTCGGCAATCGCCGCCTCGCCACCTACACCAACCTGGACCCCGGCAACTATGTATTCGAGGTTAAGGGGTCCAACAATCACGGTATTTGGAATCCAACACCCGCCCGACTGCGCATTTATATCGCGCCGCCTTACTGGCGCACCCCGCTCGCATACGCATTTTATGCACTTGCGCTCAGCGCGTTGATTTCGTGGACACTCTGGGTGCAGCGCAAAGAACTCGCCCGGGAGCGCGCACTGGTGCGGCGGATGACCGAAATCGACCGCATGAAAGACGAGATAAACCGCGACCTCGACCGCAAGGTGGCTGACAGAACCGAAGCATTGCGGACTGAGCATCAGCGGCTGATTGCAACCCAGGAGGAATTGCGCAGCCTGAATAAACGTCTGGAGGACGCCAGCCTTACTGATCAGCTCACCGGGTTGCACAACCGCCGGTTCCTGTACAACACAATCACGAGTGACCTGATCGAAACCAACGAACAGTACGACCGTGCACGCACCGCTGGCCTGGAGTTCCGCGCCCTGAATGACTTGACGTTTATGGTGCTGGACATCGACGACTTTAAATCCATTAACGATCACCATGGCCATGCGTCCGGCGACCTGATGCTGGTGCAGTTCGGCAACATTCTACGCAGCGCTTTGGCAGCGGAAGATTATGTGATTCGGTGGGGCGGAGAAGAATTTGTGCTGGTTATTCGCCACCAGGCACGCAGCCGCGCGGAAGCGATTGCTGATCGCCTGCTGTTCACCACGCAAAACCATACATTCAAACTGGCGGACGGCTGCGATGCTAAAAAAACCTGTTCTATAGGAATCGCTTCTTATCCCTTTGCCCCCAACCAGCCCGGACTTTTCGATTGGGAGCAGATTATAAGCCTTGCGGACCAGGCACTTTACGCTGCAAAGGCATCGGGCAAAAACTGCTGGGTACGTCTGCAGGCCAATGATCGTGCAGGTATGCGGAGCGCGCTGGAGGGCGTGAGCCCGACAAAACTTTCGGAGGGAGTAACATCTGGCGCCATCAAGGTCACCAGCTCGCGGCCGATGGAAGAACTGCAGTGGCGCGATTAA